From Spirochaetota bacterium, a single genomic window includes:
- the folE2 gene encoding GTP cyclohydrolase FolE2, protein MILPDIHNNPAENKIPINKVGVKGFKFPIKVYDKLNKYQHSIGNITLLVDLPSHFKGTHMSRFIEILNEEGHDEISVDHLKKLLSKIKDKLNAKVSYIEIEFPYFIKKESPISKIKALLNYEVKLIAKYGEEFDYEMVVNVPVHILCPCSKIISEFSAHNQRANVTVSYKAKKVIWIEDIIQVVENSASCEIYPILKRNDEKYVTEKAYKNPKFVEDIVREISIKLDNFHDIFYYKVEVQSIESIHNHDAYACIEKEKKIP, encoded by the coding sequence ATGATTCTTCCAGATATACATAATAACCCAGCAGAAAATAAGATTCCTATAAATAAAGTTGGAGTAAAAGGTTTTAAATTTCCTATAAAGGTTTATGATAAACTAAATAAATATCAACATTCAATAGGAAATATTACTCTTCTTGTTGATCTGCCTTCTCACTTTAAAGGTACCCACATGAGTAGATTTATTGAAATTCTTAATGAAGAAGGACATGATGAAATATCAGTGGATCATTTAAAAAAATTACTATCAAAAATAAAAGATAAACTTAATGCTAAAGTTTCTTATATAGAGATAGAATTTCCATACTTTATAAAGAAGGAATCTCCTATAAGTAAAATTAAAGCACTTTTAAATTATGAGGTTAAATTAATTGCTAAGTATGGTGAAGAATTTGATTATGAGATGGTTGTTAATGTTCCAGTCCATATTTTATGTCCTTGCTCCAAAATTATTTCTGAATTTTCTGCCCATAATCAGAGAGCAAATGTGACAGTTTCTTATAAAGCAAAAAAAGTTATATGGATTGAAGATATTATACAAGTTGTTGAAAATTCAGCTTCTTGTGAGATTTATCCAATATTGAAAAGGAATGACGAAAAATATGTTACAGAGAAAGCATATAAAAATCCGAAGTTTGTTGAAGATATAGTAAGGGAGATTAGTATTAAGTTAGATAACTTTCATGATATATTTTATTATAAAGTTGAAGTACAATCTATAGAATCTATTCATAATCATGATGCTTATGCTTGTATAGAAAAAGAAAAAAAGATCCCTTAA
- a CDS encoding formate--tetrahydrofolate ligase, which produces MKDIDISRKAKLLNIFEIAKKANIPEDFIEPYGKYKAKVNLDFYNSILNKPNGNLILVSAITPTPLGEGKTTISIAINDALNALGKKSFLALREPSLGPVFGVKGGATGGGYSQVVPIEDINLHFTGDFNAIEKAHNLIAAAVDVELFYREIGLDSRTVKFRRVIDLNDRSLRDIVIGLGGTKNGFPRETGFDITASSEVMAILCLASNYKNLKEMLGNIFIGFTYDDKPVYARDLKVDGAAAALLKDALKPNLVQSLENNPVFIHGGPFANIAQGTNSIIATNMAMKLGDFAVTEAGFGFDLGAEKFFDIVARKTCINISCVVIVATIRALKFHGGKKLKEIYNEDLISLEKGFENLEHHVNNIRLFGKEPIVAINKFSSDTDNEIKLLTKMLEDRKIKYSLVTAWENGSKGAIDLGEKIISSIKENESCHNKFLYELTDSVEEKIFKVASKLYGAKAIDFTPKAKEDLKTIIKLGLDKLPVCIAKTQKSLSDNPDLIGRPKDFLITVREIEIASGAGFIIPITGDILRMPGYNYNAAYRNITIDDNGNIDGLF; this is translated from the coding sequence ATGAAAGATATAGATATAAGTAGAAAAGCTAAATTATTAAACATATTTGAAATAGCAAAAAAAGCAAATATACCTGAGGATTTTATAGAACCATACGGTAAATACAAAGCTAAAGTAAATTTAGACTTTTATAATTCTATTCTAAATAAACCTAATGGAAATTTAATTCTAGTTTCAGCTATAACCCCTACACCACTTGGAGAAGGTAAAACTACAATTTCTATTGCTATAAATGATGCCTTAAATGCTTTAGGGAAAAAAAGTTTTCTTGCATTAAGAGAACCTTCTTTAGGTCCTGTTTTTGGAGTAAAAGGAGGTGCAACTGGGGGTGGTTATTCACAAGTTGTACCAATAGAAGATATAAATCTTCATTTTACTGGAGATTTTAATGCAATAGAAAAAGCACATAATTTAATTGCTGCTGCTGTTGATGTAGAATTATTTTACAGAGAAATTGGGTTGGATTCTAGAACTGTTAAATTTAGGAGAGTAATAGATCTTAACGATAGAAGTTTAAGAGACATTGTTATTGGTCTAGGTGGGACAAAAAACGGATTCCCTAGAGAAACTGGTTTTGACATAACTGCCTCATCTGAAGTGATGGCTATTTTATGTCTTGCTTCTAATTATAAAAATTTAAAGGAAATGTTAGGAAACATTTTTATTGGATTTACATATGATGATAAACCAGTTTATGCAAGAGACTTGAAAGTAGATGGAGCTGCAGCTGCATTATTGAAAGATGCTCTTAAACCAAATTTAGTTCAAAGTCTTGAAAATAACCCTGTATTCATTCATGGTGGTCCTTTCGCTAATATTGCCCAAGGCACAAACTCTATTATTGCAACAAACATGGCTATGAAATTAGGAGACTTTGCCGTAACTGAAGCTGGCTTTGGTTTCGATCTTGGTGCCGAAAAATTTTTTGACATTGTTGCAAGGAAAACATGCATAAATATTTCTTGTGTTGTTATAGTTGCAACAATTAGGGCTCTAAAATTCCATGGTGGTAAAAAACTTAAAGAAATCTATAATGAAGATTTGATAAGTTTAGAAAAAGGATTTGAAAATTTAGAGCATCATGTTAATAATATAAGATTATTTGGAAAAGAACCAATTGTTGCTATAAATAAATTTAGCAGTGACACCGATAACGAGATAAAATTATTAACAAAAATGCTTGAAGATAGAAAAATTAAATATTCATTAGTTACTGCATGGGAAAATGGTTCTAAGGGTGCAATTGATCTTGGAGAAAAGATTATTTCATCTATTAAAGAAAATGAGTCATGTCATAATAAATTTTTATACGAACTTACTGATTCTGTTGAAGAAAAAATATTTAAAGTTGCATCAAAACTTTATGGTGCAAAAGCTATAGATTTTACACCAAAAGCAAAGGAAGATTTAAAAACAATTATAAAGCTAGGCCTTGATAAATTACCTGTTTGCATTGCAAAAACTCAAAAATCACTATCAGATAACCCAGATCTTATTGGAAGACCAAAAGATTTTCTTATTACAGTTAGAGAAATCGAAATAGCTTCAGGAGCTGGATTCATCATCCCTATTACAGGAGATATACTTAGAATGCCTGGATATAATTATAATGCAGCATATAGAAATATTACTATAGATGATAATGGAAATATTGATGGGTTATTTTAA
- the thrS gene encoding threonine--tRNA ligase translates to MPLISKEKKVSEDLQKKRHSLAHIMAYAVKKYFKDSKIKLGIGPAIENGFYYDFDIENPISEKDLKEISKIIKKLLSSNIKFEKKIFNIDEAKEIFRKDQEIYKLELLEELEKEGEKEVSIYYSGEFYDLCKGPHVLETKEINIDGFLLDRVSGAYWKGDEKNKMMQRIYGIYFDKKEELDEFLRKREEAKNKDHRNIGKEMKLFMISDIIGKGLPLLLPRGATLRRILERFTIDEELKRGYLHVYTPVLGSIELYKISGHLDHYKDSMYSPLDIDGELFILRPMTCPHHFIMYKNEIHSYKELPIRYAEISPLYRYEKSGELTGLIRLRNFTLADAHIILRKDQIKEEMYKVIDLIKFMMDTLGISSKAWYRASLGDRENKEKYIDAPELWEEAEKIILEICEELDLPYTVEKGEAAFYGPKIDVQLTNVYGKEDTAFTVQIDFALAERFDLFYIDSDGSKKRPIIIHRSSIGCFERTMAFLIEHYEGKFPIWLAPEQIILIPVSDIHNNYIMSIYEKFKSSGIRVNIDLRGESLSKKIREARLERYPYIGIAGDNEISKNTITIRNRDTGEQKEYKVEEVIETILMEDKNKSLKLSL, encoded by the coding sequence ATGCCTTTAATTTCAAAAGAAAAAAAAGTATCTGAGGATTTGCAAAAAAAAAGACACTCTCTCGCTCATATAATGGCATATGCAGTTAAAAAGTATTTTAAAGATTCTAAAATTAAATTAGGCATTGGTCCTGCAATTGAAAACGGTTTTTATTATGATTTTGATATTGAAAATCCTATTTCTGAAAAAGATTTAAAAGAAATTTCAAAAATAATCAAAAAACTACTTTCAAGTAACATTAAATTTGAAAAAAAGATTTTTAATATAGATGAAGCTAAAGAAATATTTAGAAAAGATCAGGAAATTTATAAATTAGAATTATTAGAAGAATTGGAAAAAGAGGGTGAGAAAGAAGTTTCAATTTATTATTCAGGTGAATTTTATGACCTCTGTAAAGGCCCACATGTCTTAGAAACAAAGGAAATTAATATCGATGGTTTCTTATTAGACAGAGTATCTGGGGCTTACTGGAAAGGTGATGAAAAAAACAAAATGATGCAAAGAATATATGGAATATATTTTGACAAAAAAGAAGAGTTAGATGAGTTTCTTAGAAAAAGGGAAGAAGCAAAAAATAAAGATCATAGAAATATTGGAAAAGAAATGAAACTTTTTATGATATCTGATATAATTGGGAAAGGTTTACCACTTCTTCTTCCAAGAGGTGCAACTCTAAGAAGAATATTAGAAAGGTTTACAATTGATGAAGAGTTAAAAAGAGGGTATCTTCATGTTTACACCCCCGTTTTAGGAAGTATTGAGTTATATAAAATATCAGGACACCTTGATCATTACAAAGATTCAATGTATTCTCCTCTTGATATTGATGGAGAATTGTTTATATTAAGACCTATGACTTGCCCTCATCACTTTATTATGTATAAAAATGAAATTCACTCATATAAAGAACTTCCAATAAGGTATGCCGAGATTTCCCCTCTATATAGATATGAAAAATCAGGAGAACTTACTGGACTAATAAGATTAAGAAATTTCACATTAGCAGATGCCCATATTATTTTAAGAAAAGATCAAATAAAAGAGGAAATGTATAAGGTAATCGATTTAATTAAATTTATGATGGATACTCTTGGAATTTCTAGTAAAGCTTGGTACAGAGCTTCTCTTGGAGATAGAGAAAATAAGGAAAAATATATTGATGCTCCAGAACTTTGGGAGGAAGCAGAAAAAATAATTCTAGAAATTTGTGAAGAACTTGATCTTCCCTATACTGTTGAGAAAGGAGAAGCTGCATTTTATGGCCCTAAAATTGATGTTCAACTGACAAATGTATATGGAAAAGAAGATACTGCATTTACTGTTCAAATTGATTTTGCCCTTGCAGAAAGATTTGATCTTTTTTATATAGATTCTGATGGAAGCAAAAAGAGACCTATAATAATACATAGATCATCCATAGGTTGCTTTGAAAGAACTATGGCGTTTTTAATTGAGCATTATGAAGGTAAATTTCCTATTTGGCTAGCTCCCGAGCAAATAATTTTAATTCCAGTTTCAGACATTCATAATAATTATATTATGTCTATTTATGAAAAATTTAAAAGTAGTGGAATAAGAGTTAATATAGATCTAAGAGGAGAATCTCTATCTAAAAAAATTAGAGAAGCAAGACTTGAAAGATATCCTTATATAGGGATAGCTGGTGATAATGAAATAAGCAAAAATACAATTACTATAAGAAATAGAGATACAGGTGAACAAAAAGAATATAAAGTTGAAGAAGTAATTGAAACTATATTAATGGAAGATAAAAATAAAAGCTTAAAGTTAAGTTTATAG
- a CDS encoding diguanylate cyclase — translation MQIINKRYKILELLGKGNYGITYKVHDIESDSIVALKIVDLNLITRKKNFQLIEQFKLLSYINHPFIIKPISIDKVYFLDDITFDHEAYFYTMPFIKNSLTIDNFIKENSKDEKLIIETLFKIISSINYLHYFNISHNDIQKYNILINKDSNDPILLDLFPINLEKELFYIDYKNLKNIVLSLNIKLPKVINFFNKFENSNYNFELIYKYYSRILSEKPELYFFNRNIIPDSSTFHLKKFFDKIIKDDNNFFLIAYHDTFFVKIFSNNFFNYLKPQLNNTIYFNNINDLITFLHLRTNKDINENNLLLILSEFIYKFNLNIVTNDFFSLDNKSRKIIYFIINEFIQKSKNIKLYVFSSKLEISFNKSIQKLRIGIQEKDGQEALKQMFNLLNFKIPTEFIENDPSHIYALYFSYCSAILNNKNLRKLKNEIFQNLINFYNQRFNLETLTLSQKLIIYLFCISDTPLFLDEIFKIKYPNLNHNEISELLKKNIIIQNELKFFELYNNFLKYLFNKVLFSKNKKFFNNFGIFFLKNNKTTPIKEKTYIELLYQVNKNDLLIKELIEFIKKYPIYSWYDEFSDIYEFVFSIDINNYNYDDIIFLIYNYYLFHRICLNKYFIIKLQNWLKNYKKIEEDKLIYNYLILIDLFLIFFDYKRENFKTEYKKIDLNFILNNNLYFFINELFYFSIHLDINENIEYFFELLLKKGNITYLNNIEICLLLFSLSHLIQKKESISYEEKNRAFLTISDIIYNDSIEIKLYPLSAKVKHNIAYILEKIDKIKYIQKSINLYNESITIYKKFKMYSQLALTYNNLTVIHESTLYDTKKSLEYQEKSLYYAKLSNTNKDTLAFILINLMIKYFEHFNFYKYRKTAKELLDIFQKNPDIPYKLRFISLYLLYLTIFSKKSVLDAYIKEGNNLLNNSNFSEHFSLFISCKIEVYFLTKNFKKLNNTFYCFFDKNYSEENSEVIKDYLYYFLLYSVVYNVKIKLKESLVNYIESIKNFDIENKNDILKYYNAIKNYQTNGINNELKEFFISELIELDNFYFSIDYLIILGILGIIFKEDDFLYKFLNYLRISYNKITSLYRENFINLEPIKNLLKQSNFLLEEILNKEKLTKKIQYLSKTKYDITNLLITKTFEPFIREDNIDIIEKIKIIIKYLFQWGKISYAAIYSINNYYKIEKIYETQSRIFKNKNLEFSFSFFNQLISTGEPITHLELPDNFKNPIFICLIPILTENINQKRKSTSYYYLDTFRYYIHLESRFYINPFWNINKEVFYFISNLLSFATRYNDILFENLYDPLTNVYLRNSFIKRVKISLSNYKKGSLFFIDIDNFKQINDTFGHNYGDKVLHEIAKIIKTGLRANDIVGRYGGEEFLVFIPNLDYENSKFIAERIKNNINSSTILSDRKISVTIGISVYPEDSNILDILIQKAEIANRIGKRKGKNTYIKYSPSLEINILETDKTYGLICRDPIKTQENIKTLLKIVDIHNSLLNKICFENKNNLNIINSVNKNQIKEYILNILDEIKKTIFFDIFIINKNENIITNLKNKNFINEIIRISKDIYGFTKIYNRPYNYLKIEMFDLRLYIGNFKGFTYNDELNNLLINYINSVKHILDIL, via the coding sequence ATGCAAATAATTAATAAAAGATACAAAATTTTAGAGCTACTTGGTAAAGGTAATTATGGTATAACATATAAAGTTCATGATATAGAGAGTGATTCAATTGTAGCTCTTAAAATTGTTGATCTTAATTTAATTACAAGAAAGAAAAACTTTCAATTAATCGAACAATTTAAACTTTTATCTTATATTAATCATCCTTTTATTATAAAACCAATATCTATAGATAAAGTTTATTTTTTAGATGATATTACTTTTGATCATGAAGCTTATTTTTATACTATGCCTTTTATTAAAAATTCTCTTACAATTGATAATTTTATTAAAGAAAATTCCAAAGATGAAAAACTAATCATAGAAACACTATTTAAGATAATATCAAGTATTAATTATTTGCATTACTTTAATATTTCCCATAACGATATACAAAAATATAATATTTTAATTAATAAAGACTCCAATGATCCTATACTCTTAGATTTATTTCCCATAAATCTTGAGAAGGAGTTATTTTACATTGATTATAAAAACTTAAAAAATATTGTATTATCATTAAATATTAAATTACCTAAAGTTATCAATTTTTTTAATAAATTTGAAAATTCAAATTATAACTTTGAGCTAATTTATAAATATTATTCAAGAATATTATCAGAAAAACCGGAATTATATTTTTTTAATAGAAATATTATCCCAGACTCATCTACTTTTCATTTAAAAAAATTTTTTGATAAAATCATTAAAGATGATAATAATTTTTTCCTAATAGCCTATCATGACACTTTTTTTGTCAAAATATTTTCAAATAATTTTTTCAATTATTTAAAACCACAATTAAATAATACTATCTATTTTAATAATATTAATGATTTAATTACCTTTCTCCATTTAAGAACAAATAAAGATATAAATGAAAATAATCTGCTTTTAATTCTATCCGAATTTATTTATAAATTTAATTTAAACATTGTAACAAATGATTTCTTTTCATTAGATAATAAAAGTAGGAAAATTATTTATTTTATCATTAACGAATTTATCCAAAAATCAAAAAACATAAAACTATATGTTTTCTCCTCTAAACTAGAAATATCATTCAACAAAAGTATACAAAAACTAAGAATAGGTATTCAAGAGAAAGATGGTCAGGAAGCTCTTAAACAAATGTTTAATTTATTGAATTTTAAAATTCCAACAGAATTTATAGAAAATGATCCTTCACATATTTATGCTTTATACTTTTCTTACTGTTCTGCAATACTTAATAATAAAAATTTAAGAAAATTAAAAAATGAAATATTTCAGAATTTAATAAATTTCTATAATCAAAGATTTAATCTTGAAACTTTAACCTTATCTCAAAAGTTAATAATATATCTATTTTGTATATCTGATACACCATTATTTCTTGATGAAATTTTTAAAATAAAATATCCAAATTTAAATCATAATGAGATTTCAGAATTACTTAAAAAAAATATTATTATTCAAAATGAATTAAAATTTTTTGAACTTTATAATAATTTTTTAAAATATCTTTTTAATAAAGTTCTTTTTTCAAAGAATAAAAAGTTTTTCAATAACTTTGGTATATTTTTTCTCAAAAATAATAAGACTACTCCTATTAAAGAAAAAACTTATATTGAATTGCTATATCAAGTAAATAAAAATGATTTGTTAATAAAAGAGTTAATTGAATTTATTAAAAAATATCCTATATATTCTTGGTATGATGAATTTTCAGACATATATGAATTCGTGTTTTCAATTGATATTAATAACTATAATTATGATGACATAATTTTTTTAATTTATAATTATTATTTATTTCACAGAATATGCTTGAATAAATATTTTATTATTAAATTACAAAATTGGTTAAAAAATTACAAAAAAATAGAAGAAGATAAATTAATTTACAATTATTTAATTTTAATAGATTTATTTTTAATTTTTTTTGATTATAAAAGAGAAAATTTTAAAACTGAATATAAAAAAATTGATTTAAATTTTATATTAAACAACAACTTGTACTTTTTCATTAATGAATTATTTTATTTTTCAATACATTTAGACATTAATGAAAATATAGAATATTTTTTTGAACTACTACTAAAAAAAGGAAATATTACTTATTTAAATAATATAGAAATTTGCCTTCTATTATTTAGCCTCTCACATTTAATTCAAAAAAAGGAATCTATCTCTTATGAAGAAAAGAACCGAGCATTTTTAACTATTTCTGATATTATTTATAATGACTCTATAGAAATAAAATTATATCCCCTTTCTGCTAAGGTCAAACATAATATAGCATATATACTTGAAAAAATTGACAAGATTAAATACATACAGAAATCAATCAATTTATATAATGAATCTATTACAATTTATAAAAAATTCAAAATGTATAGTCAACTTGCTCTAACATATAATAATCTTACTGTAATACATGAATCAACATTATATGATACTAAAAAATCTTTAGAGTACCAAGAAAAGTCTCTATATTATGCTAAGCTCTCCAATACTAACAAAGATACACTTGCATTTATTTTAATAAACCTCATGATAAAATATTTTGAGCATTTTAATTTCTATAAATATAGAAAAACTGCTAAAGAGCTATTAGATATATTTCAAAAGAATCCAGATATTCCTTATAAATTAAGGTTTATTTCTTTATATTTACTTTATTTAACAATTTTTTCTAAAAAAAGTGTTCTTGATGCTTATATAAAAGAAGGTAATAATTTATTGAATAATAGCAATTTTTCAGAACATTTTTCATTATTTATTTCTTGTAAAATAGAAGTATATTTTCTTACTAAAAATTTTAAAAAGCTAAATAATACTTTTTATTGTTTTTTTGATAAAAATTATTCAGAAGAAAACTCAGAAGTTATTAAAGATTATTTATACTATTTTTTATTATACAGTGTAGTTTATAATGTAAAGATTAAATTGAAAGAATCATTAGTTAACTATATTGAGTCTATCAAAAATTTTGATATTGAAAATAAAAACGATATTTTAAAATATTATAATGCTATAAAAAATTACCAAACAAATGGAATTAATAATGAGTTAAAGGAATTTTTTATATCTGAACTTATAGAACTAGATAATTTTTATTTTTCAATTGATTATCTAATAATTCTAGGAATTCTTGGAATAATCTTTAAAGAAGACGATTTTTTATATAAATTTTTAAATTATTTAAGAATTTCATATAACAAAATTACTTCTTTATACAGAGAAAATTTTATTAACTTAGAACCTATAAAAAATTTACTAAAACAAAGCAATTTTCTTTTAGAAGAAATATTAAATAAAGAAAAGTTAACAAAAAAAATTCAATATTTATCAAAAACCAAATATGATATAACCAATTTACTTATAACTAAAACTTTTGAGCCTTTTATTAGAGAAGATAATATTGATATAATAGAAAAAATAAAAATAATAATAAAATATTTATTTCAGTGGGGGAAAATATCATATGCTGCAATTTATTCAATTAACAATTATTATAAAATAGAGAAAATATATGAAACTCAATCAAGAATTTTTAAAAATAAAAATTTAGAGTTTTCTTTTTCATTTTTTAACCAATTAATTTCTACTGGTGAACCAATTACACACTTAGAACTCCCTGATAATTTTAAAAACCCAATATTTATTTGCTTGATACCTATTCTAACAGAAAATATAAACCAAAAAAGAAAATCAACCTCATATTATTATCTAGATACTTTTAGATACTATATACATTTAGAATCTAGATTTTATATAAATCCTTTTTGGAATATTAACAAGGAAGTATTCTACTTTATTTCTAATCTACTTTCATTTGCTACGAGATATAATGATATTTTATTCGAAAATCTCTACGATCCATTAACAAATGTTTATTTAAGAAATTCTTTTATAAAAAGAGTTAAAATATCACTTTCAAACTACAAAAAAGGTTCTCTTTTTTTTATCGATATTGATAATTTTAAACAAATAAATGATACATTTGGTCACAATTATGGAGACAAGGTTTTACATGAAATAGCAAAGATTATTAAAACAGGGTTAAGAGCAAATGATATAGTTGGAAGATATGGGGGGGAAGAATTTTTAGTTTTTATTCCAAATCTTGATTATGAAAATTCTAAATTTATAGCTGAAAGAATTAAAAATAACATAAATAGCTCTACAATTCTTTCTGATAGAAAAATATCTGTAACAATAGGGATTTCGGTTTATCCAGAAGACAGTAATATTCTTGATATATTAATTCAAAAAGCAGAAATCGCTAATAGAATTGGAAAAAGGAAAGGGAAAAATACTTATATAAAATATTCTCCATCACTTGAAATAAATATATTAGAAACAGATAAAACTTATGGATTAATATGTAGAGACCCAATTAAAACACAGGAAAATATAAAAACTCTTTTAAAAATAGTAGATATACACAACAGTTTATTAAATAAAATATGTTTTGAAAATAAAAACAATTTAAATATTATAAATTCAGTAAATAAAAATCAAATAAAAGAATATATTTTAAATATCTTAGATGAAATTAAAAAAACAATTTTTTTTGATATTTTTATTATAAATAAAAATGAAAATATAATAACAAATTTAAAAAATAAAAATTTTATTAATGAAATAATAAGAATTTCAAAAGATATATATGGATTTACAAAAATTTATAATAGGCCTTATAATTATTTAAAAATTGAAATGTTTGATTTAAGATTATATATTGGAAATTTTAAAGGTTTCACCTACAATGATGAATTAAATAATCTACTCATAAATTATATAAATTCTGTTAAGCATATCTTAGATATATTATAA
- a CDS encoding DUF401 family protein, with protein MIELLKILSLIIILIIFIRLKLSVYLSVFIVSLIFILLYKVNLDIVIASLKNIIFSYSNINLILAVILITFFGEVLSSNGNFKNTFILFSSKFKELKYTLAIIPALIGLIPMPGGALFSAPMVEEGGKIINLNQEEKHHINYVFRHIWEFFWPTYPAILLINNFFKISIKNIIYNQVLYSIIYVIIALIIFIFPIKNKRTIKEIEKKSLYKNTNIRFNNFFINSINYFKNSFLFLFFINFWPIIVLLIILIAFETNINFIVSIILIIFFIVNKIKPNVILSNFKKSFSLSTILTIISIIFFKELITISDVLKILPKILTSLSVNPFIIVALPPFLIGFLTGLTVASVGVTFPILKTFYFSGSNLIYSLIMISVISGFWGVMLSPVHLCLSLTREYFKTSYKNVYIKLLLFFILNFSISILLYFAGYPPIIKF; from the coding sequence ATGATTGAATTATTAAAGATTTTATCTTTAATTATTATTTTAATAATTTTTATAAGATTAAAATTATCTGTTTACCTATCTGTTTTTATAGTTTCTTTAATTTTCATACTATTATATAAAGTAAATTTAGACATAGTAATAGCTTCATTAAAAAATATTATTTTTTCTTATTCAAATATTAATTTAATATTAGCAGTTATTTTAATAACATTTTTTGGTGAAGTTCTATCCTCTAATGGAAATTTTAAAAACACTTTTATTCTTTTCTCATCCAAATTTAAAGAATTAAAATATACACTAGCAATAATCCCTGCATTAATAGGCCTTATACCAATGCCTGGAGGTGCACTTTTTTCTGCCCCAATGGTAGAAGAGGGAGGAAAAATAATAAACCTAAACCAAGAAGAAAAACATCATATTAATTATGTGTTTAGACATATTTGGGAATTCTTTTGGCCAACTTATCCAGCTATTCTATTGATTAATAACTTTTTTAAAATTTCAATTAAAAATATTATATATAACCAAGTTTTATACTCTATTATCTATGTAATAATAGCATTAATAATTTTTATATTTCCTATTAAAAATAAAAGAACAATTAAAGAAATCGAAAAAAAGAGTTTATATAAGAATACTAATATAAGATTCAATAATTTTTTTATCAATTCTATTAATTATTTTAAAAATTCTTTTTTATTTCTATTCTTTATAAACTTTTGGCCAATTATAGTTCTTTTAATCATTTTAATAGCTTTTGAAACAAACATAAATTTTATAGTTTCTATTATTTTAATCATATTTTTTATAGTAAACAAAATCAAACCAAATGTTATTCTAAGCAATTTTAAAAAATCTTTTTCTTTATCAACAATTTTAACAATTATATCAATAATTTTTTTTAAGGAACTTATCACTATATCAGATGTTTTAAAAATATTACCTAAAATATTGACAAGTTTATCAGTTAATCCTTTTATAATTGTCGCACTTCCTCCTTTTTTAATTGGATTTTTAACTGGTTTAACTGTTGCTTCTGTTGGAGTAACATTTCCAATACTTAAAACTTTTTATTTTTCAGGAAGCAATTTAATTTATTCACTAATTATGATTTCTGTAATATCTGGTTTCTGGGGGGTTATGCTTTCACCTGTTCATCTTTGTTTATCATTAACAAGAGAATACTTTAAAACTTCATACAAAAATGTGTATATAAAATTACTCTTATTTTTTATTTTAAATTTTTCAATTTCTATTTTACTTTATTTTGCTGGTTACCCACCAATAATTAAATTTTAA
- a CDS encoding single-stranded DNA-binding protein, with protein sequence MQPFNMVIIEGNLLSEPKTKNNSNGKPFVLLKIISNHFYKEDNKWVNDPTIITVHCYGNLKDLTLNSLKKGEKIIVYGKLKFFTTQIESKKLPYFYLLASKIEKFDKGTKVILEETQKIGIQQEKIPA encoded by the coding sequence ATGCAACCTTTTAACATGGTAATTATTGAGGGAAATTTATTATCTGAACCAAAAACAAAAAATAATTCAAATGGTAAACCATTTGTATTATTAAAAATAATTTCTAATCACTTCTATAAAGAAGATAATAAATGGGTTAACGATCCCACTATAATAACTGTGCACTGCTATGGAAATTTAAAAGACCTAACATTAAATAGCTTGAAAAAAGGTGAGAAAATAATAGTTTATGGAAAACTTAAATTCTTCACCACACAAATCGAATCAAAAAAATTACCTTATTTTTACTTACTTGCTTCTAAAATTGAAAAGTTCGACAAGGGAACAAAAGTAATCCTTGAAGAAACTCAAAAAATCGGAATCCAACAAGAAAAGATCCCTGCTTAA